The nucleotide sequence AACTTGTGGGTGTACACGGCGTTCGCGGAGCCGCCGTTGGTGTACGCCTCGTTGATGACGAGGGAGTCGCCGGCCGGGCTGGCCTGGGAGGGCAGGGCCACGGCGGGGGCGAGCAGGGCCAGGGCGGCGGTGGTCACCGCGGTGCGCGCGGCGAAGCGGGGCAGGGGGTCATGTCGTCCTCGTCTCGATCTCTCTCGATGGGTCAGCGCGGCAGGCCCGCGGCGGTCAGCCAGGCATGGGCGGAGAAGACGGGGTGCGTGGCGGCGCCGCGCTGCACGCCGCGGCCCTTGCCCGGGTGGTCCTCGCCCTTCACGCGGCCCTTGCCCGGGTGGTCGGCGCCCTTGTCATGGCCCTTGCCCGGGTGGGTCGGGGCGGGCTGCTCCGGCTCGGTGGGGGTCGGGGCCGCGGTGACCTCGAGGGCATGGCGCACCACGGTCGTGCTGCCGTCGGCGTAGCGCACGGTCATCACGAGCTCGCCCGTGCCCGCAGCGGCGGGGGCGGTGATCCCGGAGAGCGTGACGGTCTCGGAACCCGTGGGGACTGCCACGGTGCCCAGGGCGGTCTCGGCACCGTCGGTCGTGCGGAAGGCGACGTCGACCGCGGTCGCCGCGGGGGCGCCGTCGGAGTCCACCACGAGGTCCCCGAGGGTCAGGCCGACGGCCTGCCCGGCCTCGACCGAGGCGGGGGCGTCGGTGACCGGCACGCCGTTCTTGCCGAAGTCCGGGGCGACGGCGCCGTGGGCCGCGTCCTGGGCGCGGGCGTAGTCCGTGATCGCCTGGGAGTCCAGCAGGCCCATGTTCACGAAGTTCTGGCGGCCGGTCGCGAAGGCGGTGTAGCCGTCGGGGGCCTTGGTCGGGTCCCCGAGCGTCGTCCAGGTGTCGTCGGCCAGGAACGACTGGCTGGCCACCGTGTACATGCGGTCCGCCTGGAGCGGCTCGCCGTCGATCCACACGCCGGTCACCTTGTCCCCCTGCGGGCGGGACTCGTCGTAGGTCCAGGTCAGCTCCTCGGACCAGCCGAGGGTGAACTTGCGCACGTCGTTCCGCCAGTTCTCCTCGAGGGCCAGCTTGATGGAGGAGCCCGGGATGTCGAAGTAGGTGATGGTGTTGCCGAACGGCGCCATGTCGAGCAGCTCGCCCAGGGTGAGGCGACCGACGAGGTCGGCCGGCTTGGCCGGGAACGCGCCGCCGTCGGTGAAGCGGTCCGTCAGCAGCTCGGAGCGCAGGCCGCCGGGGTTGGTCACGCCGAGGTCCACCTCGGGGTTCGCCTGCTCGGCGGCGTGCTTGACGGCGTCGCCCACCCAGGTGCCCAGGGTGGTCTCGGCGGCGCGCGTGCCGCCGGCCTTCCAGGAGCCGCCGGCGTCGATCAGCTTCTGGTAGTCCGTGGTGATGGAGGCGGACAGGTCGGCCACGACCTCGCCCTGCAGGTCCTCGAAGACCGCGACGGCCTCCTGCTCGATCGCGTACACCTGGGCGGTGACGGGGGATTCCGCGGCGGCCTCGGCGGGGGCCTGCGTGGACCGGGTCAGCA is from Micrococcus luteus NCTC 2665 and encodes:
- a CDS encoding 5'-nucleotidase C-terminal domain-containing protein, translating into MPSLFRRRAVTTAACTVLVLAPASAAPALAVETAAADETTISILSFNDFHGALSGDYIGTQFADTVEDYRTAFEAEHGAGSTLLTSAGDLIGGSKSVSNVQQDNPTIDVMNALGLASLTAGNHEFDKGLDDLQGRVESRAQFPVLSANLVDPTSKEPVLTSHAVFDVDGVRVAVIGASPNELYATTTGAGLKGNEVLDEVAAVNAVADELAAQDAADVIVASYHDGAAGAGELAAERAARAEFDRIVGETSSAVDVIFNAHTHQLYQYDTTAGGAHRPVIQAGASGSHLAAVELTVGADGEVTGLTPRLLTRSTQAPAEAAAESPVTAQVYAIEQEAVAVFEDLQGEVVADLSASITTDYQKLIDAGGSWKAGGTRAAETTLGTWVGDAVKHAAEQANPEVDLGVTNPGGLRSELLTDRFTDGGAFPAKPADLVGRLTLGELLDMAPFGNTITYFDIPGSSIKLALEENWRNDVRKFTLGWSEELTWTYDESRPQGDKVTGVWIDGEPLQADRMYTVASQSFLADDTWTTLGDPTKAPDGYTAFATGRQNFVNMGLLDSQAITDYARAQDAAHGAVAPDFGKNGVPVTDAPASVEAGQAVGLTLGDLVVDSDGAPAATAVDVAFRTTDGAETALGTVAVPTGSETVTLSGITAPAAAGTGELVMTVRYADGSTTVVRHALEVTAAPTPTEPEQPAPTHPGKGHDKGADHPGKGRVKGEDHPGKGRGVQRGAATHPVFSAHAWLTAAGLPR